A region of the Myxococcus stipitatus DSM 14675 genome:
TGCACCTGGAGGAGCAGGAGACGGCGGGGGACCTGCGCTGGCTGGACGCGGACTGCATGGCGCGGCGGCTGCGCATCCTCCTGGCTCCGGGCGCGCTGCCCTCGGTGGCTCGGGAGGAGGGCGAAGGGGCGCGTCCCGCGCGCGGTGGCGACGTGGCGATGTTGTTCCGGACCTTCACGCACCTGGAGGTGTACCGGCAGGCGCTCATCCGCCATGGGGTGCCACACCGCGTGCTGCGAGGGCGAGGCTTCTACGGCGCCCAGGAGGTGCTGGACCTGGCCTCGTTGTTGTCGCTGCTCGCGGACGCGGAGGACTCGCTGGCCTTCGCGGCGGTGCTGCGTTCGCCGCTCGTGGGCTTGTCGGACGCGTCGCTGTTCCAGCTCGCGGGAGAGCAGCCGCTGTCGTTGACGTCACCTCGGCTGACGGACCCCTCGGTGCTGGAGGCGCTTCCGGAGCAGGACCGCGAGCGGCTGGAGGGCTTCCTCTCGGCGCTGCCCGCGCTGCGCCGTGAGCGCGACCGCCTGGGCGTGCGTGAGCTGCTGCTCGCCGCGCTGGACCTGACGGGATATCGCGAGGCGCTCGCGGGCTCTCCCTACGCGGAGCAGGCGAGCGCCAACGTGGAGAAGCTGCTGTCGCTCGCGTCGCGTCGTGACGAGCGTGGCACGGGCGGCTGTGTGGCCTTCGCGCGCGAGCTGCGGATGCTGGCCGAGTCCACTCCGAACGAGGCCCAGGCGGACCTGCTCGACGCGGGAGACCCTCGCGCGGTGCAGTTGCTCACCATCCACCGCGCCAAGGGCCTGGAGTGGCCCGTCGTCGTGGTGCCGGGAATGGGCGGCCGTCGTCGGAGCACCTCCGCGCGTGCGCACTTCGAGCGCTCACACGGCATCGCGCTGCGGCCGTGGGTGACCGACTCGGTGGAGAGCTACACGTCCAACCGCTTCGAGGCGGTGAAGCAGGAGCTCAAGTCGCGCGAGGACGCCGAGTATCGCCGCCTGCTCTACGTGGCCCTCACGCGCGCGAAGGACTTGCTCATCCTCTCGGGCGGAGAAGAGCCTCGCTCGGGGAAGGACTCGTGGTGGCATCTCGTCGACGCGCGGCTGGAGGACGTCGCCACGCGTGAGCTCGTCACGGACGTGGATGTCGATGACCTGCCTCCGCCCGCGGACCCCGAGCCACCGGGGCCCGAGGTGCTGGCTCGCGCGGGGGCACGCGTGGAGGCCGCGCTCTTGCGCGTGCGCGGCGGCTCGCTCGAGATGAGCGAGGCCCCTGGGCGCATCAGCGTCCCGGTGGGCGCGGTGCAGGACTTCCTCCTGTGTCCTCGTCGCTTCCACTACGTGCACCGGCTCGGACTGCGAGGCGCGGCGTGGCCGTGGGAGACGCCCACCCGGACCGAGCCGCTCCTCGTCGAGCCCGATGGCTGGATGCCCACGAAGAGTCCGGATGCACTCGTGCGCGAGCTGCTGCGCGGCGCGGACCTGCGGCTGTGCGCGGCACGTGACGTGGATGTGACGGAGCGCCGCGCGCATCTGGAGTCCCTGCTGCGCACGGCGGGGATGCTCCCCGAAGAGGAGGGCATGGAGGCGGTCCTCGGCACCGTCGAGCGCTTCCTCCGCACGGACTTCGCGCTCGCGCTGGCGGAGTCTCCCGCGCGAGGAGTGCATCGCGGCCTGTCGTTCTCGCTCGCCCTCGAAGAGGACGAAGACCTCTCCCTGGAGGGTGAGGTGGATGTTCTGTGGGAGTCACCTCGCGGCGAGGCGGTGTTGATTGCCTACAAGTCGGGTAGCCGACACCCGCTGGGGCCCGCCGCGTACACGCATGAGCTGGCGGCGCTGGAGCTGGCGGCTCGACGGCTGGTGCGCCCGGGCGTGCCCGTGCGTGTGGGCGTGGTGTTCCTCGCCGAGGCGAAGCCCGAGCCCGAGTGGAGAGGGGACGAGGAAGGGCTCGAGGACGCGGCGGCACGGCTCGCCGGGGCGGCTCGGGCCTTGGCCCGAGGGGAGGTCCGTGGCGCATGGTCGGGACGTGAGAGGCCGACCTGCCAGGCCCTGCATTGTGGCTTTTCGGAACACTGTCACCCGGCCCCTTCCGCGTGCTAAGCGGCGGGCACCATGCCGAACGTCGTCGTCATCGGAGCGCAGTGGGGAGATG
Encoded here:
- a CDS encoding UvrD-helicase domain-containing protein is translated as MSTEPSLLALERNLALMAGAGAGKTYSLVTMTLHLLAGAREAGAALRPARLCMLTFTDKAAAEMRSRVRQRLDGLAQGEARLDQEVELRASLERLERPFPLPEVWRKLREELNSATVGTFHSLCGQLLRRAPPAVGIDPSFEVLDELEASSLVQDVCERVVLDALEAGDAQVRELCQELGFSGSGFSDGLVAALVSVYGKLREEGLRAASAAVGDVAAAREEFDEALTECLRLCADARALDAKSEWGSLLGALEKALHGMTAENFQKGDRYPWLRACFATDTRNIARLSKGAAGPVRELYWRIYKAKSGGTVRMLVEAWAAWHTAPFEATFRELLGRVETRHDAEFSRRNVFDFTSLLVKARDLLRDHPEFRRQVQERVGALLVDEFQDTNRLQLELVLLLAERREEGPRELTPDADLVSALPLEPAFLCAVGDRKQSIYEFRGADVSVFSRLAKKVEDEGGTRGFLQHNRRSVPGLLSFFNHAFAGMLVAADSQAPRPFEVIYVPEEDDLSPVRASLTEAPVVERLHLEEQETAGDLRWLDADCMARRLRILLAPGALPSVAREEGEGARPARGGDVAMLFRTFTHLEVYRQALIRHGVPHRVLRGRGFYGAQEVLDLASLLSLLADAEDSLAFAAVLRSPLVGLSDASLFQLAGEQPLSLTSPRLTDPSVLEALPEQDRERLEGFLSALPALRRERDRLGVRELLLAALDLTGYREALAGSPYAEQASANVEKLLSLASRRDERGTGGCVAFARELRMLAESTPNEAQADLLDAGDPRAVQLLTIHRAKGLEWPVVVVPGMGGRRRSTSARAHFERSHGIALRPWVTDSVESYTSNRFEAVKQELKSREDAEYRRLLYVALTRAKDLLILSGGEEPRSGKDSWWHLVDARLEDVATRELVTDVDVDDLPPPADPEPPGPEVLARAGARVEAALLRVRGGSLEMSEAPGRISVPVGAVQDFLLCPRRFHYVHRLGLRGAAWPWETPTRTEPLLVEPDGWMPTKSPDALVRELLRGADLRLCAARDVDVTERRAHLESLLRTAGMLPEEEGMEAVLGTVERFLRTDFALALAESPARGVHRGLSFSLALEEDEDLSLEGEVDVLWESPRGEAVLIAYKSGSRHPLGPAAYTHELAALELAARRLVRPGVPVRVGVVFLAEAKPEPEWRGDEEGLEDAAARLAGAARALARGEVRGAWSGRERPTCQALHCGFSEHCHPAPSAC